TATATTTATGCTTACTTTATTAAAATCTATTACTTTAAATCTATTTAATAGTGTATATTTTAACAGGGTGTAAGACAACTTCAATACTAACATAAAGGATTTAACAAATGTCTGATAACTTTCTCTCCAAACAAGGCTACAGCAACGAGGATGCCTACATCCAGAAAAAAGAAGCAGAACGTCGCTCTGAAAGAGATCAACAAAGAGCTGCTCAACAACATGAACATGAAAAAGAAATTCACTGGATGCGTTGCCCAAAATGTGGCAGCCAAATGGAAGAACAAGAAATGGAAACAGTCAAAATTGACATCTGCAACTCATGTGGTGGAATGTACTTCGACAAAGGTGAATTCGAAATTGCGGCCAAGTCACTCGAATCCCATGACATGTTTGATAAAATTGCTGGTTTCCTCAAATTCTAAATGAGACACTCTGTCCGCGCATTCACTGATCGACTTGTCTCCAAAGAGCAAATAGAGAAAGCCATTGACTATGCGCGGCATGCAGCATCTTCAAAAAACATGCAACCTTGGCGAATCGCCATTTGCCAAGGATCTATACTACAAACTCTCTCAAAAGAACTCATCGAGGCAGTTTATTCCGGGCAAAAACCTGCTGCCGAATTAGGTGAAAGCAAAGAAAACCCCATCCCTGACCTCTATATGGATCGCGCTCGTCAATGTGGTTACTCCCTATTCCAACACAAAGGAATTGAACGCCACGACAAGGTCGCTCGCATGGAACACTGGTGCGAAAACTACCGTTTTTTTGGTGCCTCAACAGTGATCTTTTTTTACTACGACCTCTCACTCCCCCAGCACTGTTTGATTGACATGGGCATTTTCCTAGAGCGACTCATGCATAGCTTAGAACAACAAGGCCTCGCATCTTGTCCCCAAGCTTCGCTCTCTTCTTTCCCTGACATTGTCAACAAACACATTAAAATGCCACAAGAACTCAGTCCTCTTTTTGGACTTTCTTTAGGATATGAAGACAAAGACGCACACGTCAACCAATTCTGCACGGAAAAATTAGCTCCTAAGGAAATCACCAATTGGTTTAGTTAAGCTTGTAGATTTTGTATCCAAGGGCATTATCCTCCCTAAATACTAACAAAAAAATTTACAATGAGATTCCCGCAACTTTTTATTAAAGTCCTTTGCATCTCTATGATGCTGCTCTACCTACTCAACATGAGTGGGGCAAGGAGTTCCATCGTTTCATCT
The sequence above is a segment of the Lentisphaera araneosa HTCC2155 genome. Coding sequences within it:
- a CDS encoding zf-TFIIB domain-containing protein; the encoded protein is MSDNFLSKQGYSNEDAYIQKKEAERRSERDQQRAAQQHEHEKEIHWMRCPKCGSQMEEQEMETVKIDICNSCGGMYFDKGEFEIAAKSLESHDMFDKIAGFLKF
- a CDS encoding nitroreductase, which codes for MRHSVRAFTDRLVSKEQIEKAIDYARHAASSKNMQPWRIAICQGSILQTLSKELIEAVYSGQKPAAELGESKENPIPDLYMDRARQCGYSLFQHKGIERHDKVARMEHWCENYRFFGASTVIFFYYDLSLPQHCLIDMGIFLERLMHSLEQQGLASCPQASLSSFPDIVNKHIKMPQELSPLFGLSLGYEDKDAHVNQFCTEKLAPKEITNWFS